The proteins below come from a single Chryseobacterium nepalense genomic window:
- the argH gene encoding argininosuccinate lyase produces the protein MKKIWQKDDNATNILVNKFTVGKDLDFDERLAKYDVKGSVAHCIMLAETGIITKEESEKMLFVLALILQDIEDGTFNIDKNAEDIHSQIESILIEKLGDTGKKIHTARSRNDQVLLDIKLYLLDEIREITALTDEFFQILIKLAEQHKNVMLPGYTHLQIAMPSSFGLWFGAYAEALLDDLEMLFSVKNIINKNPLGSAAGYGSSFPIDRESTTYNLGFQSMNYNSVYAQMTRGKSEKMLSMAMATLAGTLSKFSYDVCLYLSQNFDFISFPKEFTTGSSIMPHKKNPDIFELVRARCNRIQSLPNEFILLTNNLPSGYHRDMQLTKEILFPAIDSLKECLEILSYTLPNIQVKDGILEDEKYKYLFSVEKINEEVKSGSSFRDAYIKVGQEIEKGEFDFKMGNLNHTHQGSIGNLCLDRIEYQFNKLKSKLLG, from the coding sequence ATGAAAAAAATATGGCAAAAAGACGATAATGCCACCAATATATTAGTCAACAAATTTACAGTCGGAAAAGATCTTGACTTTGATGAACGTTTGGCAAAATATGACGTCAAAGGTTCAGTTGCGCATTGCATCATGCTGGCAGAAACAGGTATTATTACAAAGGAAGAATCGGAAAAAATGCTTTTCGTTCTGGCTTTGATTTTACAGGATATTGAAGATGGAACTTTTAACATTGATAAAAATGCAGAAGATATTCATTCACAGATAGAATCAATTTTAATCGAAAAATTAGGGGATACCGGAAAAAAGATCCATACGGCAAGATCTCGTAACGATCAGGTTTTATTAGATATTAAGTTGTATTTATTAGATGAAATCCGTGAAATTACAGCTTTAACGGACGAATTCTTTCAGATCTTAATCAAATTGGCGGAACAGCATAAAAATGTTATGCTTCCGGGCTATACGCATTTACAGATTGCGATGCCTTCCTCTTTCGGATTGTGGTTTGGAGCGTATGCAGAAGCGTTGTTGGATGACCTTGAGATGTTGTTTTCGGTAAAAAATATCATCAATAAAAATCCATTAGGTTCGGCGGCAGGCTATGGTTCCTCATTTCCGATTGATCGGGAGAGTACAACCTATAACTTAGGCTTTCAATCCATGAATTACAATTCGGTTTACGCTCAGATGACGCGCGGAAAGTCAGAGAAAATGTTGTCGATGGCAATGGCAACTTTGGCGGGAACTTTAAGCAAATTTTCTTATGATGTGTGTCTGTATTTGAGCCAGAACTTTGATTTTATCAGTTTCCCTAAAGAATTTACCACGGGAAGCAGCATTATGCCCCACAAGAAAAATCCGGATATTTTCGAGTTGGTTCGTGCACGTTGCAACAGAATTCAGTCGTTGCCGAATGAGTTTATTTTGTTGACCAATAATCTTCCTTCAGGCTATCATCGTGATATGCAGTTGACGAAAGAAATTCTTTTCCCGGCAATTGATTCATTAAAGGAATGTCTTGAAATTTTAAGTTACACTTTGCCGAATATTCAGGTGAAAGACGGGATTTTGGAGGATGAAAAGTATAAATATCTTTTCAGTGTAGAGAAAATAAATGAAGAAGTGAAAAGCGGAAGTTCATTCCGCGATGCTTATATAAAGGTAGGGCAGGAAATTGAAAAAGGCGAGTTTGATTTTAAAATGGGAAACCTGAATCATACGCATCAGGGAAGCATCGGAAATCTTTGTCTGGATAGGATAGAATATCAGTTTAATAAACTGAAAAGTAAATTGCTGGGATAG